Genomic DNA from Niabella ginsenosidivorans:
TGCCGGCAGGCCCTGCATCGGGTAATGTAATGCGGATATCACCAATCAAATGCTCATCCAGTTGCCGGAAAGCGGCAATAGCGTCAACAGCATTCTGCAACAGCTCTCTTATAAATGTGCCCGGGTTGCTGTACAAATGTTCTGACAGCAGGCTGATCATGCCCTGCAGGTTCACCTGAAAAGAATAATATTCATTATTTACAGTTTCCATAAATTGCCTATCTTCTTTTACCTGTTATTTTTTTTGCGCCTTCGTGCCCGTTTTCAGCAGCCTTTTCAAACCAGTACAGGGCCTGGTCTTCATCTTCATCAACCCCCTCTCCCATCAGGTAGCAATTGGCCAGTTCAAACTGGGCATTGGCCAGTTCATTGTTAGCGGCGTTTTTAAATAATTCCACCGCCTTTCCCGGTTGCTGCTGCACTCCCTCCCCTTTTAAATATTGCCGCCCCAAGGCAACCTTTGCGTTATCATTCCCTTCATTGGCGCTCTCGCTGAACCACCGGAAAGACGCTTCCAGGTTTTTGTCGGTTCCATAACCATCATAATAACATTTTCCCAGGCGGTATTTCGCATTCGTGTTCCCGTATTCCGCTGCTAATGTATATTCATTAAAAGCTGTAGCCGGGGAAGCTTCTGTTCCAATGCCGTATTCATAACACAGGCCCAATCCATCAGAAAAGACCTGCTGTTCTTTTGCCCTTTTATAATAATCAATTGCTTTATCGTATTGTTCCAGGCGGTTATAATCAAACAGGTAATAATCTCCCAGTTCCAGCAGCGCATACGGATGCTCCTGTTCAGCCGCTTTTTCCAGCCATTCCCGTCCTTTTTCAGCATCAGGCTGCGCATAGCCATGTAAATAATAACGTCCTACGGCATACTGAGCATATACATAGTTCTGCTGAGCCGCTTTTTCCATATATCCGACCGCTTTTTCCCGGTCTTCCGCAACCCCTTCTGCACGTTCATAGCTCAAAGCCAGTTCGGCCAGTGCTTTGGGATAACCGGCATCAGCTGCTTTCTTTAAATATTCAAACCCTTTATCATAATTCTGCTCTGTACCCACGCCGAATTTATAACAACGCCCCAGCTCATAAACCGCATTTATTTCGTTATAACCAGCTGCATATTCATAACAGGCAAATGCCCCGGCAGGGTCTTTTTGTCCGGACCGGTGATAGTCAAACTCAAGGTACAGGCCCTTCAGGTAATTGGCATAAGGGTATCCTATTGCCGCTGCCCTGCTGAAATACTCAAAGGCTTTTGCATAATCCTGCCGCCCGCCTGATTCTTCATAAAGACCCAATTCCACATAAGCCTGTGCGTTATTGCCCGCTGCAGCCTTTGTAAAATAAGAAAGCGCTGCGGGCATATCCGCAGGTGTATCATCAAAGCCGTATTTTAAAAACCGGCCGGTATTATATTGTGCCACCGGCAGGTTTTTGTCAGCCGCCTGTTTGTAATGCTCCAATGCCTTTGTAAGATCCGCTGCAATGCCCATATCCGGCTCGCCATATTCATAAAAATTACCCAGGCGGTAGGTTGCATAGGGAATCTCCTTCTGATGCAGCTCCGTAAAAGTGGCATATGCAGTTTCTTTATTAACGGGCGTTACCGTGCCTTCCAGATGCATTTCGGCCCATTCAATAGCCGCATCAATACTACCGGCTTCCTTTGCCGCTTTCATTAAGGCCAATCCTGCGGGAATATCTTTTATCCATTCATTGTACAAATACAGGTAAGCCAGCCGGTAGGCAGTATAGCTGTTCCCATACTTCCAGGCCTGCTTCAGCCAGCAGACCGCTTTATCAAAATCCTGTGCAGACTGCGGCTGCTGCGGCAGATACCTTAAGCCCAGGCTTACAGCGCCGTCTATTGCCCCGAGATCATATGCTTTTTTTATAGCACCAAGCAAAGCCTCTTTTTCTTCGTCTGATCCTGCGTCGGGCCATTGCACATCCGTCAGCACCAACCGGCAATAAGAAGAGTTATATTTTTCAATTCCTTCTTTTAGTATTTCCAGCTGTTTTTCCTTTTCCTCCTTCCTCCCGTAATAACCCTGCAAAGCATGATAATAATTTTTGCGGATCTTTTTATCCGGATGCTCTTTCAGCGCGTAAAATGGTTCCGTCAGGGTTGCCTCGGGGCTAAACCATATAAGATAATAGTTATAGTAAATAATTCCCCAGGGGTTGTCCTTTTCTGCCAGCTCCTTAATTGCTACAAGCGCCTTTTCTTTATCGGCGCCCGGCAGCAATCCTGCATACTGATAATAACAGTATACAGGAGCGGCTGCTTCAACACCTGCTGTTATTGCCTGCCGGAACCATTGTTCTGATTTCTGCAGATCACGGTATTCTCTTCTTGCAAGTACATATGCAATTGCCAGTTCCAGGCCCGCTTCAGGGCACAGGGCAGCCAACCTGCCCAATATTTCAGTCATTTTTTTAAAAAACCATTGATAGGCTTCATCATCCAGGTAAACGCTGGCGGTATGATCCGCCCCGTCATAAAACAGCAGGTCAAATAAACTGGTCAGTTGCTCTTTGGGCGCTCCCTCCCGGTACTCACTGATCAGTTGCTCCAACAAAGCAAGCCCCCGGAACCAGTTTTCCTGCACCCGGATATTCTTCTCATTCAGCTGGCTTAAAAGACCGGGATCAGGCTGGACACTATTATTAAAGTACTTTTCATAAATTACAATATTATTCATAATTAAATATTTATTCTGGTCAGGCGCCGAAAGTAATATTTTCCTGAATACTTTTAAATAAGGGGTTTTAGAAATTGATCTTAAACACCTGAATCCATCCCCCACTTGTCATTTTTTTGTCAGCAAATTAACCGTTAAGCGTTACCTTTGTAGGCAATTTAATCACCTTCTATAAGAAAATATGAACTGGTCTCAACTTTTTACTTCCGCGGTGGGTAAGAAAATTACCATGGCCCTGTCGGGAATTTTTTTAATCCTTTTCTTAATTGTTCATGCCGGATTAAATGCTTGTATATGGGCAAATGACGGTGGTGTTATGTTTAATGAAGCAGCTCATTTTATGGGCGCAACCGTGGTGCCCCGTGTACTGGAGATCGGCCTTTTTGTATTTTTTCTGATCCATATTATCCAGGGCATTGTTCTGGAAATTCAAAACCGCAGCAAACGGGGTATTGGCTATGCCGTTAAAATGGGCAACCGGGGCAGTACCTGGAACAGCCGTGCAATGGGCATTTTAGGTGCGCTTGTGTTGATTTTCCTGGTGATCCACCTCAGCGATTTCTGGTTTCCCAGCCGTTTTGGCGGACTGGAATCGATGTACATCGATACAGCTTCCAACCAGATTGTTCCGCCCGGAACTGCCGGAGGTAAGGAATACCACGACCTTTACGGCGAAATGCAGCATCAGTTTACACAATACCCCTGGATCATTATTGTTTATGAAGTGGGTGTTATTGCGCTTTTCTGGCACCTGGTACACGGATTCCAGAGCGCGTTCAGAACATTGGGGCTGACCAATCATAAATATATTAACCTGATCAAAGGAACAGGTGTTGTTTACTCCGTAATCATCTGCCTGGCATTTATGCTGATGCCGCTAAGCTTTTATTTCGGATGGATCCATTAACACAGCGGGGCTATTGTTGGTATCTTAAATTAGAAATCTCATCCCGATAGCTATCGGGACTCAAATCTCAAATCAGTTATGCTTGATTCAAAAATACCAGCCGGAAAATTAGAAAATAAATGGACCGATTATAAGGGACATTGCAAATTGGTAAATCCGGCTAATAAAAGGAAATTAGAAATCATTGTTGTAGGAACAGGGCTTGCAGGGGCTTCTGCCGCCGCCTCTTTGGGCGAGCAGGGCTACCAGGTAAAGGCATTCTGTTTTCAGGATTCCCCACGCCGCGCACACTCTATTGCCGCACAGGGGGGGATCAATGCAGCCAAGAACTACCAGAACGACGGGGACTCTGTTTTCCGTCTTTTTTATGATACGATAAAAGGCGGAGACTACCGTTCACGGGAAGCGAATGTACACCGCCTTGCGGAAGTAAGCGTGAACATTATTGACCAGTGTGTGGCACAGGGCGTTCCCTTTGCACGTGAATATGGAGGCTTATTAAATAACCGCTCCTTTGGCGGGGTACAGGTAAAAAGAACTTTTTATGCAGCAGGGCAAACCGGCCAGCAATTGCTGATTGGTGCCTACCAGGCTTTAGAGCGCCAGGTATCACAGGGAAATGTAAAAATGTACAATCGCCATGAAATGCAGGATATTGTTGTAATTGATGGCAAGGCCAGGGGCATTATTGCGCGCAACTTAATTACCGGCCAGCTGGAACGTTTCTTTGGGCATGCAGTAGTGCTGGCAACCGGCGGGTATGGAAACGTGTTCTATCTTTCTACCAATGCCATGGGCAGCAATGTTACTGCCGCATGGAGGGCACATAAAAAAGGAGCCTATTTTGCAAACCCTTGTTTCACACAGATCCACCCTACCTGCATTCCTGTTTCCGGCGACCACCAGAGCAAGCTGACGCTGATGTCTGAATCCCTGAGAAATGACGGGCGCATCTGGGTGCCTAAAAAGCAGAATGATACCCGTAAAGCCAATGATATACCGGAAGATGAACGGGACTATTACCTGGAAAGAAGGTACCCGGCCTTTGGAAACCTGGTGCCCAGGGATGTGGCATCCCGCGCTGCAAAGGAGCGTTGTGATGCGGGCTATGGTGTGGGTACGACCAAACAGGCGGTTTACCTCGATTTCAAATACAACCTGATCAACAAATACGGCCGTGCCGAAGCCAATAAGCACGGTATACAGAATCCTGATACCGAAACATTGATCCGCCTGGGCAAGGAGGTTGTAAAGGAAGAATACGGGAACCTGTTTGATATGTATGAAAAAATTACAGGTGAGAACCCTTATGAGGTTCCGATGCGCATATACCCTGCAGTGCACTATACAATGGGGGGCCTTTGGGTAGACTATGAGCTGATGACTACAGTAAAAGGGCTGTTTTGCCTGGGCGAAGCCAATTTCAGCGATCACGGCGCCAACCGTTTGGGCGCTTCTGCGCTGATGCAGGGACTGGCGGATGGTTATTTTGTAATTCCCTATACTATTGGCAATTACCTGGCTGATGAAATAGCAGTGAAACCCATCCCCGTTTCTGACCGCTCTTTTGTTGAAGCAGAAGCACATGTAAATGAGCGCATTAACCGTTTAATGAGCATCCAGGGCACACAAACCGTAGAAAGCTTCCACAAACGTCTGGGAAAAATAATGTGGGAAAAATGCGGCATGGCGCGTAATGAAGAGGGACTTAAAGAAGCCATCCAGGAAATAAGAGACCTGAGGACCGATTTCTGGAAAAACGTGCGGATACCCGGCGGCATCCATGAAATGAACCCTGAGCTGGATAAAGCAAACCGTGTAGCCGATTTCCTGGAGCTGGGAGAACTGATGTGCATGGATGCGCTGGAACGCAGGGAAAGCTGTGGCGGCCACTTCCGCGAAGAAAGCCAGACACCGGATGGGGAAGCGCTGCGTCATGACGATGAATACATGTATGTAGCTGCCTGGAAACAAACAGGTGAAAACAGCTGGGAGCTGGAAAAAGAGCCGTTGAGCTATGAGGTGATCAAGCCTACGCAACGGAATTATAAATAATTTGAAAATCGGGAAATTTCAAAATTTGAAAATGTCCATTAGTAGGACATACTCAACCATCGCTCGTGAAGATTGAAAATAACACATAACCGGGGAATTAGGTATTTTAGAGAGACGAATCTATTCTTTCACCTATTAAAACCCAGGTTATGAGAAATGATAAAGAAAATGTGATTGTTGATAAAACAATCAGTTTTTCACTTGCAATAATTAAATATTGCGAAGTTCTTGAACAAAACAGGAAGTATGTGATTGCAAAGCAGTTGCTACGATCAGCAACATCAATAGGAGCAAACGTATTTGAGGCGCAAAATGCTGAAAGTAAGGCTGACTTTATTCACAAAATGAAAATTGCTGCAAAAGAGGGCAGTGAAACCTTGTATTGGCTGGTCTTATGCGAAAGAAGCGAAGGCTATCATTTTGATGCCGCACTAAAATCAGCTATTGAAGAAATTATACGAATTCTGTCAAAAATCATTTCTTCATCCAAAGGGAAAATACCCGGTTTTATTTGGTCTGTACTGTACGCATTTTTCAAATCTTCAAATTATCAAATTGAGCAATTAAATAGAAAATATGGAACATTACAATATGAACCTTACTTTGAAGGTATGGAAACAAAAAAACGCTGAAACCGGCGGAAAGTTCGAGACCTACAAAGTATCCAATATCTCATCGGAAATGTCGTTCCTGGAAATGTTTGATGTGTTGAACGAACAACTGGTGCGTGAAGGGAAAGAACCCGTAGCGTTTGACCATGACTGCCGCGAGGGTATTTGCGGAATGTGCTCCATGTATATTAACGGGCGCCCCCATGGCCCCTGGCACGGAACCACTACCTGCCAGCTGCACATGCGTGCTTTTAAAGATGGAGATACAATTGTTGTTGAGCCCTGGCGCGCCAAAGCATTCCCAGTAGTAAAAGACCTGATCGTAGACCGCAGCGCGTTTGACCGCATCATACAGGCGGGTGGTTATATTTCTGTGAACACCGGCAACGCCCAGGATGGTAATAATATACCTATTCCAAAGGAAAACGCAGATAAGGCCTTTGCCGCTGCTGCCTGTATTGGGTGCGGTGCCTGTGTGGCGGCCTGTAAAAATGCGTCGGCATTGCTCTTCCTGTCTGCAAAGGTTTCCCACCTGGCCCTGTTACCGCAGGGAGAAACTGAAAGAAAACAAAGAGCTTTGAACATGGTGGCTCAAATGGATAAAGAAGGGTTTGGGGCCTGCACCAATACCGGTGCCTGCGAAGCGGTTTGCCCCAAGGAAATCGAGATCACTAATATTGCCCGCCTGAACAGGGAATACCTGATGGCTGGCCTGGCCTCAGATACAAAAGAACAATGACAAAAGATCCGGTATAATAAAAAGCCCAGTATCAAATGCCGGGCTTTTTTATTGACCCGCCCTTCTTTTAAAAACAGATCGCAGCCAAAGGTAATAATGATGTGAAATAAGGAGATTCACATAGCAGTGCGGTTCAGCTATCCGGGCCTTGCCATTTAAGCCAGGGAAAAAATCACGACGGTATCTTTAGCCATTGGCTATTATACCGTTTAGACCTTTAAATTGCACCAGGTGAAGGTATGTCAGGCTGATTGTCACAGCGCCTGTCGAACTGTTGACGAAGCCTCGATCGATGGATATTAATGCTCTTCGTCAGGCTGCCAGTGACAGAGTGTTATTGTTTTGAAATCAATTTTGCCTTTTGTCATGCCGTTCCGATAGTTCGGAATTGTTTCGGCATCTATTTATCGCTCAACAGACGCTGAAACAAAAACAGATCCCGGAACAGGTGGGGAATGACATCTTCAGGGTAACCCTTAAGAAGGATTGTCATCGCCTCATCCGAAGTTTCGGATGATTTTGTTTTTGCAAATGGAAAACTCAGGGTGACCGTGCTCTTTTAATGTCGAAATAGTATTATTTCAACAGGCTTTAATGAAACGGCGCACCTGCGGGAACAAAGGTTATCTCAAAGAGTATGTCAGCCTGGCAAATTGGTCATTTCAATATAAACCACAGCCGGCAGACTTAAATGCAACATTTTTGTTGATAAACCATCCGCTCTTCTCAGACGGCTGTTTTATTTCTCTTTTTAAAAGGAGTACTTTATACCAAACTGTACAGAATAATAAGGGCTGGCAGTCTTCGTCTTTGTCCCTGCATTTTGATTAACGCTGTATATATACGATTGTGTTTGCTGGTCAAAACCGGTAACATTATAAAGCGTTGTATTTACAATCTGGCTGTAACCGCCCCATTCATGGTTCAGCAGGTTCAGCACATTAAAAATATCTGCCCGTAAGGCAATTTTATGTGTTTGAGCTATTTTGAACTCCTTTGCAATACTCATATTCCAGATAGACCGCCAGGGCTGGAGGCCCCCGTTATAGGCGGCAAATTTTCCAAAGTTGTGTTCAAGGAATTTCCTGAATTCCGGGCTCGTTTTCTCCAGAAGACTGTTCATATCCTTTTTAATAGCATCCGGGGTTGCCGGATCATTCGGATCATATATATAGGCCAGGCTTGTTCCGTCATTGCCTTCCCCTATAATATCCTTATTAATATTGACCGTGTATCTTGCATTCTGGAACAGCTGGAATGAAGAGCTGATGCTAAAGCCATAAAATGTAGGGCTCAGGAACAATGCCACCAGTTTATTGGGCTGGTCCCCATCGCTGTACCAGTTCTTCCCGTATTCGCCATAATTCCAGTAAGAAGGTCCTACACTAAAATTGGCGTTCCGCGGATCACCGTTATCATAGGGGGGAGTACCCGTAGCTTTTCCCCTGGCATAAGAAAGGCTGAACGATCCGTCTTTACCGATCCTTGCCGCAGCTTCTATCATAAACCCAAGGTATTTGGATGCCCATGAGGCGTTGGTAAAATAACGGACCTGGTTAAAATTGGCACTCTTTCTTGAATTTTGTAAAATAGGAATAAAGCTGGTGCTGGAGGTGTTGGTCAGCGTGCCCGCCGGCACATACACTTCCCGCCCTTCATTGGTAACAAATTCAGGCTGGGATTTCAGGTTCAGGTCGTATAAATAAAAATTATCCCAGGTATTATTAAAGTAACCATTGATACCGGCGCGCAGCCAGTCATTAAAGTAATGATAGAAACTGATGTTGGTTTTAAAAGTAAGCGGGTTTTTCAGGTTCTTATCAAGCACCAGCACCGTTGCCGGTTGCTTGCCCGATGAAGGCAGGGAATTATAATAGTCTACCCCGGGTACCAGATCAAAGTCAGACTGGTAAGCAGCCCAGTCCGGTACAGGAACATTCTGGCGGATATCTACCTGCCGATAGTTTACTCCATTATCAATATGGGCAAATGTTAATGGCTGGGTGGTAAATTCAGAGGCAAAGAGCCCTGCGCCAAACTTAAAAATATCCCTGCCATTATTATGAATATCCCAGATCAGGTTGATACGGGGCTGAACATTTTTTGCATCAAACGGCCGCACATCTGTGCGCACTCCCAGGTCTTTATCCAATTGTTCATTATAAGCAGGTTTATTGCCGATCAGCGTTCCATCCCAGCGGATACCGGCAGAAAAATTCAGGTTAGGGCGTAGATTTGTTTGCATTTGCACATACAAACCAAACTCAAACAGGGGCACGCTTACCGGGGGATTATTGCCATTCAGGGGAATTTTACGGTTGAACTCATACGGCAGGTTCTTTTGCATACTATCAATACTTGCGTAATAAAACTGTCCCTGCTGATCATGTGTCAGTTGATCAGTAATATGGTTAATATTGTTATCCGTACCAATGACAAAATCAACATTTCCTTTTTTAAAGTAATAATTATCCACCAGTTGAATCACATTGGAAGCGTCTGTTTCCGGCACCCAGTTCTGGTTACCAAAAGCTACGGTGCGTGTATCCGTACTACCGTCGCTGAATGTGGAACCAACGGTTACAAAGCCTTCCGGAACGCGGTTGTACAGGAAGTGCAGAAACTTCCGGTAGGTACTGTAGTTCAGTTTCAGGTCATTATAAGATGTAGAAGAAACCTCTGTTCTTAAGCTGAGCATTGCTGCATGATCTTCTTCAATACCGGTATATTGCGTGGAAAGCAGCCCGTTGGATTTTAATTTATTGGGGTCTACAAAATGCAGGTAATTGTATTTCAGGGTCAGCAGGTTTCTTGCATTGATATTATAATCAAACTTGGCAAACACATTTCTTGTAGTCTGTTTAATATTAATGGTGCCATACTCCTGGCCCACGGGAAATCCAAACTGCTGCTGCATAATGGACACAATCTTCTCCATATTTTCCCTGGTAATTTTCAGGTTTTTTTCTGCCTGCTCCTGTGTTGCTCCGGCTGTATTAAAATCATAAGCGCTAAACGGGATCGTATTCGTGTATTGATCATAGGCTACCAGAAAATGCAGTTTATCTTTAATTACTGGGCCGCTGAATAAGGCACCGAACTGATCCATCTTATATTTACTGTTGAGCGTGTGCCCGTAAATGTCTTTCTTTGCCGCTAAAGCATTTGCCCCGTAATAGCCCCACACGGATCCGGAAAAGGTATTGGTGCCTGATTTTGTAATGGCTTTCACCACACCCCCGGAACCGCGCCCGTTGGTTACATCATAATCATTTGTTGACACTTCAAATTCCCTGATGGTTTCCGAGGATATGGAAAATGCTGCATCCGTTACGCCCCCAAAAGTTGCACGCCGGTTGCTTACCCCATCCAGCATATACCCTGTTCCTCCTGCTTTTGCGCCGGCTAATGACGAGCCGCTGGCCAACGGCGATAAACTGGTAAGCTCTGTATAATTCCGGCTTGCTAAAGGCAACTTTTGCATGGTCCTGGAACTGATCGCCGTAGCGGTTCCCAACCGGTCAATACTATTGTTAAAGCTGCTTGAAACTACTGTTACATTGCTTAATTCACTTACCTTTTCACTTAATACCACTCTTCGAAGCACCAGGTGGTCTCCAAGGTTCAGTACGTTCTTTAATATTGTTGTAGGCTGATATCCAACCTGCGATACTATGATATCATAGGTGCCGACCGGCAGGTCAGACAGGTTAAAATACCCGTTATTGTTGGCTGCTGTATTCGTGGTAAAACCGGTATTGGTGTTTTTTACCATAATGGTGGCGGCCGGAAGCACCTGGTTGCTGTCATTAAAAACAAAGCCGCTAATAGATGAACCGCTGTTTTGGGCAATCAGGTCATTTGCAGAAATAAAAGATAATAATAGTAATAAGAACAGGTATTGAAAGCAATGTTTGTTCATATAAAGAAGAGTATAAGGTTTTCAATTGCAGGCAAATTTATCAGCAAGCAATACATGACCCGTACATTGCTTACTGATTTAATGATAACTTAATAGATCGCCGCCAGGGATACCATGAGCGCTGTAAAAACCGGTAACGTCAGAGAACGGAAGGTATTTTCTATAATTGCTTTTGATTAAATACTTTATCCTCCGGGTGTTTTGTTTATTTAATAATTGATCTTTGGCAATGAAAGATTTTTTTGCACAACAATAATCCTTGTAACAAAAATGAGCGCAATCACAATGAACTTACAGATGTCTACATTCACCTCCAGGTGCAGCAGTAAAAAATAAACCAATCCTCCGAAGATACAAACCGTTGCATAGATCTCCCTCCTGAAGATCAGCGGTATGGTGTTCAGGAGAATATCCCGCGTAATACCGCCAAAGCAACCGGTAATAGTACCCAATGCAATGCAGATACCGGGGTTCAGCCCGAAATTGATCCCCTTTTGTAACCCCACCACTGTAAAAAGCCCCAGCCCTAGGCTGTCAAATAAAAAAAGGGTTACTTTCAGCTTCCGGATATAGGTCTTAAAAATAATTCCGGCTACAGAAGTAGCCAGGATCACCAGGCAAACCTGCACATCGCGCATCCAGGCTACCGGCACATCGCCAATCAGCAGATCCCGTATCGTTCCGCCGCCTATTGATGTTACAAAAGCAATGATCAACACCCCAAAAGCATCCAGCTTACGCTGCATAGCAGAAAAGGTTCCGGAAATCGCAAACGCAATAGTGCCCAATAGCTCAATAATTCCTGATGTACTGGAAAACATAAATTATAAAAATTCAATGCTCATATCTCATATCTCAATGCTCACATCTTCCATCTCACTACCAGTTATTTCCCTGCTCTTCATTCATCCGTTCAGAAACATCTTCCGGTTTTGTATGCCTCCAGTCAGGATCGTAGGGTACGAACCAGGATAGCCACAGGCTTCTTGAAAAGCGCATCAGCCAGGGCTGCAGGAGGATCAGCGCCACAGAATTAAAAATAAGCCAGTACATAAAGCGGCGGTCTTCCGTTGAAAAACCAATTACCAGCCACCACAAAACAGCGCTCAATGCCGTAAGGATCACTGCAATGAAATAGCTGACATAGCCGGTTCCGTAATAAAAACCCACTTCAATTTCTGTGGGCTGCCCGCAAACCGGGCAATATTTATTCATTTTAAGGACACCCTTTATGCGAAAGGC
This window encodes:
- a CDS encoding succinate dehydrogenase/fumarate reductase iron-sulfur subunit, which translates into the protein MEHYNMNLTLKVWKQKNAETGGKFETYKVSNISSEMSFLEMFDVLNEQLVREGKEPVAFDHDCREGICGMCSMYINGRPHGPWHGTTTCQLHMRAFKDGDTIVVEPWRAKAFPVVKDLIVDRSAFDRIIQAGGYISVNTGNAQDGNNIPIPKENADKAFAAAACIGCGACVAACKNASALLFLSAKVSHLALLPQGETERKQRALNMVAQMDKEGFGACTNTGACEAVCPKEIEITNIARLNREYLMAGLASDTKEQ
- a CDS encoding succinate dehydrogenase cytochrome b subunit, whose translation is MNWSQLFTSAVGKKITMALSGIFLILFLIVHAGLNACIWANDGGVMFNEAAHFMGATVVPRVLEIGLFVFFLIHIIQGIVLEIQNRSKRGIGYAVKMGNRGSTWNSRAMGILGALVLIFLVIHLSDFWFPSRFGGLESMYIDTASNQIVPPGTAGGKEYHDLYGEMQHQFTQYPWIIIVYEVGVIALFWHLVHGFQSAFRTLGLTNHKYINLIKGTGVVYSVIICLAFMLMPLSFYFGWIH
- a CDS encoding four helix bundle protein; protein product: MRNDKENVIVDKTISFSLAIIKYCEVLEQNRKYVIAKQLLRSATSIGANVFEAQNAESKADFIHKMKIAAKEGSETLYWLVLCERSEGYHFDAALKSAIEEIIRILSKIISSSKGKIPGFIWSVLYAFFKSSNYQIEQLNRKYGTLQYEPYFEGMETKKR
- a CDS encoding fumarate reductase/succinate dehydrogenase flavoprotein subunit translates to MLDSKIPAGKLENKWTDYKGHCKLVNPANKRKLEIIVVGTGLAGASAAASLGEQGYQVKAFCFQDSPRRAHSIAAQGGINAAKNYQNDGDSVFRLFYDTIKGGDYRSREANVHRLAEVSVNIIDQCVAQGVPFAREYGGLLNNRSFGGVQVKRTFYAAGQTGQQLLIGAYQALERQVSQGNVKMYNRHEMQDIVVIDGKARGIIARNLITGQLERFFGHAVVLATGGYGNVFYLSTNAMGSNVTAAWRAHKKGAYFANPCFTQIHPTCIPVSGDHQSKLTLMSESLRNDGRIWVPKKQNDTRKANDIPEDERDYYLERRYPAFGNLVPRDVASRAAKERCDAGYGVGTTKQAVYLDFKYNLINKYGRAEANKHGIQNPDTETLIRLGKEVVKEEYGNLFDMYEKITGENPYEVPMRIYPAVHYTMGGLWVDYELMTTVKGLFCLGEANFSDHGANRLGASALMQGLADGYFVIPYTIGNYLADEIAVKPIPVSDRSFVEAEAHVNERINRLMSIQGTQTVESFHKRLGKIMWEKCGMARNEEGLKEAIQEIRDLRTDFWKNVRIPGGIHEMNPELDKANRVADFLELGELMCMDALERRESCGGHFREESQTPDGEALRHDDEYMYVAAWKQTGENSWELEKEPLSYEVIKPTQRNYK
- a CDS encoding tetratricopeptide repeat protein — translated: MNNIVIYEKYFNNSVQPDPGLLSQLNEKNIRVQENWFRGLALLEQLISEYREGAPKEQLTSLFDLLFYDGADHTASVYLDDEAYQWFFKKMTEILGRLAALCPEAGLELAIAYVLARREYRDLQKSEQWFRQAITAGVEAAAPVYCYYQYAGLLPGADKEKALVAIKELAEKDNPWGIIYYNYYLIWFSPEATLTEPFYALKEHPDKKIRKNYYHALQGYYGRKEEKEKQLEILKEGIEKYNSSYCRLVLTDVQWPDAGSDEEKEALLGAIKKAYDLGAIDGAVSLGLRYLPQQPQSAQDFDKAVCWLKQAWKYGNSYTAYRLAYLYLYNEWIKDIPAGLALMKAAKEAGSIDAAIEWAEMHLEGTVTPVNKETAYATFTELHQKEIPYATYRLGNFYEYGEPDMGIAADLTKALEHYKQAADKNLPVAQYNTGRFLKYGFDDTPADMPAALSYFTKAAAGNNAQAYVELGLYEESGGRQDYAKAFEYFSRAAAIGYPYANYLKGLYLEFDYHRSGQKDPAGAFACYEYAAGYNEINAVYELGRCYKFGVGTEQNYDKGFEYLKKAADAGYPKALAELALSYERAEGVAEDREKAVGYMEKAAQQNYVYAQYAVGRYYLHGYAQPDAEKGREWLEKAAEQEHPYALLELGDYYLFDYNRLEQYDKAIDYYKRAKEQQVFSDGLGLCYEYGIGTEASPATAFNEYTLAAEYGNTNAKYRLGKCYYDGYGTDKNLEASFRWFSESANEGNDNAKVALGRQYLKGEGVQQQPGKAVELFKNAANNELANAQFELANCYLMGEGVDEDEDQALYWFEKAAENGHEGAKKITGKRR
- a CDS encoding trimeric intracellular cation channel family protein, yielding MFSSTSGIIELLGTIAFAISGTFSAMQRKLDAFGVLIIAFVTSIGGGTIRDLLIGDVPVAWMRDVQVCLVILATSVAGIIFKTYIRKLKVTLFLFDSLGLGLFTVVGLQKGINFGLNPGICIALGTITGCFGGITRDILLNTIPLIFRREIYATVCIFGGLVYFLLLHLEVNVDICKFIVIALIFVTRIIVVQKNLSLPKINY
- a CDS encoding TonB-dependent receptor, which codes for MNKHCFQYLFLLLLLSFISANDLIAQNSGSSISGFVFNDSNQVLPAATIMVKNTNTGFTTNTAANNNGYFNLSDLPVGTYDIIVSQVGYQPTTILKNVLNLGDHLVLRRVVLSEKVSELSNVTVVSSSFNNSIDRLGTATAISSRTMQKLPLASRNYTELTSLSPLASGSSLAGAKAGGTGYMLDGVSNRRATFGGVTDAAFSISSETIREFEVSTNDYDVTNGRGSGGVVKAITKSGTNTFSGSVWGYYGANALAAKKDIYGHTLNSKYKMDQFGALFSGPVIKDKLHFLVAYDQYTNTIPFSAYDFNTAGATQEQAEKNLKITRENMEKIVSIMQQQFGFPVGQEYGTINIKQTTRNVFAKFDYNINARNLLTLKYNYLHFVDPNKLKSNGLLSTQYTGIEEDHAAMLSLRTEVSSTSYNDLKLNYSTYRKFLHFLYNRVPEGFVTVGSTFSDGSTDTRTVAFGNQNWVPETDASNVIQLVDNYYFKKGNVDFVIGTDNNINHITDQLTHDQQGQFYYASIDSMQKNLPYEFNRKIPLNGNNPPVSVPLFEFGLYVQMQTNLRPNLNFSAGIRWDGTLIGNKPAYNEQLDKDLGVRTDVRPFDAKNVQPRINLIWDIHNNGRDIFKFGAGLFASEFTTQPLTFAHIDNGVNYRQVDIRQNVPVPDWAAYQSDFDLVPGVDYYNSLPSSGKQPATVLVLDKNLKNPLTFKTNISFYHYFNDWLRAGINGYFNNTWDNFYLYDLNLKSQPEFVTNEGREVYVPAGTLTNTSSTSFIPILQNSRKSANFNQVRYFTNASWASKYLGFMIEAAARIGKDGSFSLSYARGKATGTPPYDNGDPRNANFSVGPSYWNYGEYGKNWYSDGDQPNKLVALFLSPTFYGFSISSSFQLFQNARYTVNINKDIIGEGNDGTSLAYIYDPNDPATPDAIKKDMNSLLEKTSPEFRKFLEHNFGKFAAYNGGLQPWRSIWNMSIAKEFKIAQTHKIALRADIFNVLNLLNHEWGGYSQIVNTTLYNVTGFDQQTQSYIYSVNQNAGTKTKTASPYYSVQFGIKYSF